One Candidatus Polarisedimenticolia bacterium DNA window includes the following coding sequences:
- a CDS encoding transglutaminase family protein yields MKGPPSFMSRFQGPAGLNSRLALIFYLIGRLSAVDARAQSPSVGSAAPMSPCIPNCRSLEALSGPEVEAEIDRMAEAVRRDIESATDRPTKIQVLNRFFFTASGFRPLREDTPESILPRTVLDRRQGNCLGLSIVYLALARDLDLPVQAVAAPNHLFLRYSDGDLRVNLELLEGGLSHEDDYYLKQYRIPSDSVRRGVFLRSLSDREVLGHVYFSLGANYSKNGDFNSSFALYQAAVRDAPDAPTAHLNLGQDLLARDRAKEAVREFTTALRLYPGYLSALSARSTAQCRLGNLRKARKDLETILDLSPESQSAAKTLAGLECPPEGPH; encoded by the coding sequence ATGAAAGGCCCTCCCTCCTTCATGAGCCGTTTTCAGGGGCCTGCGGGACTGAACAGCAGGCTGGCCCTGATCTTCTATTTAATCGGTCGCTTGAGCGCGGTCGACGCGCGGGCGCAATCTCCAAGCGTTGGCAGCGCTGCCCCAATGTCGCCATGTATCCCGAACTGCCGCAGCCTCGAAGCTCTATCGGGGCCGGAGGTCGAGGCTGAAATCGACCGAATGGCCGAAGCTGTTCGCAGGGACATCGAATCAGCGACTGATAGGCCAACGAAGATCCAAGTGCTCAATCGGTTTTTCTTCACTGCATCCGGTTTCCGTCCCCTTCGTGAAGACACTCCGGAGTCAATCCTCCCGAGGACCGTTTTGGACAGGAGGCAAGGCAACTGCCTGGGCCTGAGCATCGTTTATCTTGCCTTGGCACGCGACCTTGACCTTCCGGTCCAGGCGGTTGCGGCGCCAAATCATCTTTTCTTGCGGTACAGCGACGGAGATTTGCGGGTGAATCTGGAGCTCCTCGAAGGTGGCCTGAGCCACGAAGACGACTACTACCTCAAGCAATACCGAATACCCAGCGATTCAGTCCGGCGCGGTGTCTTCCTCCGCTCGTTATCAGATCGTGAGGTCCTCGGACACGTCTACTTCTCGCTCGGCGCGAATTACTCGAAAAATGGGGATTTCAACTCGTCCTTCGCGCTCTACCAGGCCGCGGTGCGTGATGCGCCCGATGCCCCGACGGCCCACTTGAATCTTGGCCAGGACCTTCTGGCGCGCGATCGCGCGAAGGAGGCTGTGCGCGAATTCACCACCGCCCTTCGCCTGTACCCTGGGTACCTCTCAGCGCTTTCTGCCCGTAGCACGGCCCAATGCCGTCTGGGAAATTTGCGCAAGGCCCGAAAGGACCTCGAGACGATCCTCGATCTATCACCCGAATCCCAAAGCGCCGCAAAGACCCTTGCCGGCCTGGAATGTCCCCCTGAGGGTCCGCACTAA